A region from the Candidatus Electrothrix scaldis genome encodes:
- a CDS encoding IS3 family transposase codes for MSRQVACNWYGISRQAYYQALQRQMLQAAENQLIVELVRAIRQRHPRMGGRKLHYELQDSMAALGIFRGRDAFFKLLSAHNLLVPTRLSRRRTTHAGLWRCPNLLIDLTITHVHQAWVGDITYITTETGFVYLALLTDVFSRFIVGFDLSSSLAVEGCDRALKQAIAQADGANLRGLIHHSDHGVQYTAWLYRERLQKMEIRSSMGEVGNCYENALAERVNGILKGEYGLDDLFIDKEHAQKAVREAVWLYNYERPHLALNYGKPAEIYFEKIDVK; via the coding sequence ATCAGCAGGCAGGTGGCCTGTAACTGGTACGGTATCAGTCGGCAGGCATATTACCAGGCATTGCAGCGACAGATGCTCCAGGCAGCCGAAAACCAACTCATCGTGGAACTGGTCAGGGCCATCCGCCAGCGTCACCCACGTATGGGCGGACGAAAACTGCATTACGAACTACAGGATTCCATGGCCGCCTTGGGAATTTTCAGGGGCAGAGACGCATTTTTCAAGCTGTTGTCAGCACATAACCTGCTGGTTCCAACCAGACTCAGCCGTCGCAGAACCACACATGCAGGCCTGTGGCGATGTCCCAACCTGTTGATTGATTTAACCATTACCCACGTCCATCAGGCCTGGGTTGGTGACATCACCTATATCACGACCGAGACGGGATTTGTTTATCTGGCTTTACTGACCGATGTTTTTTCTCGCTTTATTGTCGGCTTCGATCTCTCGTCGTCGCTTGCGGTTGAAGGGTGTGACCGGGCGTTGAAACAGGCGATAGCACAGGCTGACGGTGCTAATTTGCGTGGCCTGATCCATCATTCGGATCATGGGGTGCAATACACCGCCTGGCTGTACCGGGAGCGATTGCAAAAGATGGAGATACGTTCCAGCATGGGAGAAGTGGGCAACTGTTACGAAAACGCCTTAGCTGAACGAGTGAATGGAATCTTAAAAGGCGAATATGGCCTTGACGACCTTTTCATTGATAAGGAACATGCTCAGAAAGCTGTCCGGGAAGCTGTATGGCTATACAATTATGAAAGGCCTCACCTGGCACTCAACTATGGAAAGCCTGCAGAGATTTATTTTGAGAAAATTGATGTGAAGTAG